A portion of the Betta splendens chromosome 2, fBetSpl5.4, whole genome shotgun sequence genome contains these proteins:
- the LOC114850235 gene encoding uncharacterized protein LOC114850235, which produces VICSISWISVSVAESQIVNVQSGQSVTLWSPILTKNTVMTWSRLINKTTASCICFTARSKGNVQFCDGFNNLTFELKDNTSEVFLTIKKVHLSDSGIYFCEFFNSGKSTYHVTHLNVEGSEETQNTKSKTECNKTDETTYVMSLILGGLTVFLLVVVTGLVVSLGKRQAASGEKQDAQLHQNVDSDNLKAAALSVFSPAVRSRRPASQRQVETHVTYAASR; this is translated from the exons gttatctgcagcatca gctggatctctgtctcagtggctGAGTCTCAGATTGTGAATGTCCAGTCTGGTCAAAGTGTCACACTGTGGTCCCCCATACTGACTAAAAACACTGTGATGACCTGGTCCAGACTgatcaataaaaccacagccagctgcatctgttttacTGCCAGATCTAAAGGAAACGTCCAGTTCTGTGATGGATTTAATAATTTGACGTTTGAACTGAAAGACAACACCAGTGAAGTGTTTCTCACAATCAAAAAGGTTCATTTATCCGATTCCGGAATCTATTTCTGTGAATTTTTCAACAGCGGCAAAAGCACTTACCATGTTACGCATTTAAATGTTGAAG GCAGTGAGGAAACGCAGAACACAAAGTCTAAAA caGAGTGTAATAAAACTGATGAAACAACATATGTGATGAGCTTGATCCTCGGTGGTttgactgttttccttctcgtgGTCGTTACTGGTCTGGTTGTTTCCCTCGGAAAACGTCAAGCAG CTTCTGGTGAAAAACAAGATGCACAACTCCACCAG AATGTGGACAGTGACAACCTGaaggctgcagcactgagtgTGTTTTCACCAGCAGTAAGAAGCAGGAGACCTGCATCACAGAGACAAGTGGAGACTCATGTTACTTACGCTGCCAGCAGATAG